A single genomic interval of Camelina sativa cultivar DH55 chromosome 11, Cs, whole genome shotgun sequence harbors:
- the LOC104723058 gene encoding chitotriosidase-1-like translates to MSSTKLISLIVSITFFLSLSSSSAQNVVKATYWFPASEFPVTDIDSSLFTHLFCAFADLNSQTNQVTVSSANQPKFSSFTQTVQRRNPSVKTLLSIGGGIADKAAYASMASNPTSRKSFIDSSIRLSRSYGFHGLDLDWEYPSSATEMSNFGTLLREWRSAVEAEARSSGRQRLLLAAAVFYSNNYYSVLYPVQAVASSLDWVNLMAYDFYGPGWSKVTGPPAALYDPSNAGPSGDAGARSWIQAGLPAKKAVLGFPYYGYAWRLTNANSHSYYAPTTGAAISPDGSIGYGQIRKFIVDNGATTVYNSTVVGDYCYSGTTWIGYDDNQSIVTKVRYAKQRGLLGYFSWHVGADDNSGLSRAASRAWDATAASVRTIQKV, encoded by the exons ATGTCTTCCACAAAACTCATCTCACTCATTGTCTCCATAACcttcttcttatctctctcGTCATCCTCGGCGCAAAATGTCGTGAAAGCTACGTATTGGTTCCCGGCGAGTGAGTTTCCGGTCACCGACATTGACTCATCACTCTTCACTCACCTCTTCTGCGCTTTTGCTGATCTCAACTCTCAAACCAATCAAGTCACTGTCTCCTCCGCGAACCAACCTAAGTTCTCCAGTTTTACACAAACTGTCCAACGCAGAAACCCTTCCGTGAAGACACTTCTGTCTATCGGAGGTGGAATCGCAGATAAAGCCGCGTATGCGTCCATGGCAAGTAACCCCACTTCTCGAAAATCGTTCATTGATTCTTCGATAAGACTCTCTAGGTCATACGGATTCCACGGTCTTGATCTAGACTGGGAGTATCCGAGCAGTGCGACGGAGATGAGCAACTTCGGGACGCTACTTCGAGAATGGCGATCTGCGGTTGAAGCAGAAGCTAGGAGCAGCGGTAGACAGCGTTTGCTATTGGCAGCTGCGGTTTTTTACTCCAACAACTACTACTCTGTTCTGTACCCGGTTCAAGCCGTTGCTAGCAGCTTGGATTGGGTTAATCTTATGGCCTATGATTTTTACGGACCGGGTTGGTCTAAAGTAACCGGTCCACCAGCTGCTCTCTATGATCCCTCAAACGCAG GTCCAAGCGGTGACGCGGGAGCAAGGTCATGGATTCAAGCTGGACTTCCGGCTAAGAAAGCAGTTTTGGGATTCCCATACTACGGCTATGCGTGGCGTCTCACAAATGCCAACAGTCATAGCTATTACGCGCCTACCACGGGAGCGGCAATATCACCGGATGGTTCGATCGGTTATGGTCAGATAAGGAAGTTCATAGTGGATAACGGAGCAACGACAGTTTATAACTCAACGGTGGTTGGAGATTATTGTTACTCTGGCACGACTTGGATTGGTTACGATGATAATCAGAGTATTGTGACGAAAGTTAGATACGCTAAGCAGAGAGGTCTCCTTGGTTACTTCTCCTGGCACGTTGGTGCTGATGATAATTCTGGTCTATCTCGTGCAG CGTCACGGGCATGGGATGCTACAGCGGCAAGCGTCAGAACTATACAGAAGGTTTAA